The following are from one region of the Haloactinomyces albus genome:
- the rsmH gene encoding 16S rRNA (cytosine(1402)-N(4))-methyltransferase RsmH, whose protein sequence is MAAGEKQDSAQYGRASEPVPVSGESARDRHVPVLLERTLELLAPALAVSPVGRSAVVVDATLGMGGHAEALLEAHPELTLIGLDRDREALRLAGERLAPYSTRTHLVHAVYDELDEVLASLGVSEVDGVLFDLGVSSLQLDQAGRGFAYAQDAALDMRMDSESERTAADVLNSYPARDLARVLRKYGDEKFASKIANAVVRERERAPFTTSARLVQLLYDTVPAASRRTGGHPAKRTFQALRIEVNGELDALSHALPAALDSLAVGGRAVILSYHSLEDRMVKRALAERAKSRTPPDLPVELPGHGPQLRLLTRGAELAGEGETETNPRAAPARLRAAERIEEGA, encoded by the coding sequence GTGGCTGCTGGTGAGAAACAGGACAGTGCGCAGTACGGCAGGGCTTCCGAACCCGTGCCGGTTTCCGGTGAGTCGGCGCGGGATCGGCATGTTCCGGTCCTGCTGGAACGCACGCTCGAACTGTTGGCACCGGCGTTGGCCGTATCGCCGGTGGGGCGATCCGCTGTTGTCGTGGACGCGACTCTGGGCATGGGCGGGCATGCCGAGGCACTCCTGGAAGCGCACCCCGAACTGACACTCATCGGTCTGGACCGCGATCGGGAAGCGCTGCGGTTGGCGGGTGAGCGGCTGGCGCCCTACTCCACACGCACGCATCTGGTGCACGCCGTCTACGACGAACTGGACGAGGTCCTCGCGAGTCTTGGGGTCTCCGAAGTGGATGGTGTGTTGTTCGACCTCGGTGTCTCGTCTCTGCAGCTCGACCAGGCCGGACGCGGATTCGCCTACGCTCAGGACGCTGCACTGGATATGCGGATGGACTCCGAATCGGAGCGTACGGCCGCGGATGTACTCAACAGTTACCCGGCGCGAGATCTGGCCCGGGTCCTGCGGAAGTACGGGGATGAGAAGTTCGCCTCGAAGATCGCCAACGCGGTCGTGCGGGAGCGCGAGCGTGCGCCGTTCACCACCAGTGCACGCCTGGTGCAGTTGCTCTACGACACGGTTCCGGCGGCCAGCAGGCGAACGGGCGGCCATCCGGCCAAGCGCACGTTTCAGGCGCTGCGCATCGAGGTCAACGGCGAGCTGGATGCGCTCTCGCACGCGCTGCCCGCAGCGCTGGACTCCCTGGCCGTCGGCGGGCGTGCCGTGATCCTGTCCTACCACTCGCTGGAGGACCGCATGGTCAAGCGTGCACTGGCCGAACGGGCGAAATCGCGCACTCCGCCCGACCTGCCGGTGGAGTTGCCGGGCCACGGGCCGCAACTGCGGCTGCTCACGCGTGGGGCCGAGCTCGCGGGAGAAGGGGAGACGGAGACCAATCCCAGGGCCGCGCCTGCGCGACTCCGGGCCGCGGAGCGGATCGAGGAGGGTGCATGA
- the mraZ gene encoding division/cell wall cluster transcriptional repressor MraZ encodes MFLGTHSPKLDDKGRLTLPAKFREALAGGLMITKGQDHCLYVFPRAEFEQMARKVAEAPFTNESVRAYQRYLFAGTDEQEPDGQGRISIAPELRRYAGLAKDCVVIGAITRLEIWNAERWQTYLDEHEEGYAQAQEEVLPGVF; translated from the coding sequence ATGTTTCTCGGTACCCACAGTCCCAAGCTCGATGACAAGGGGCGATTGACGCTGCCGGCGAAGTTCCGGGAAGCACTGGCAGGGGGGTTGATGATCACCAAGGGGCAGGATCACTGCTTGTACGTCTTCCCTCGCGCCGAGTTCGAACAGATGGCCCGTAAGGTCGCCGAAGCCCCGTTCACCAACGAATCCGTCCGTGCCTACCAGCGCTACCTGTTCGCCGGGACCGACGAGCAGGAACCGGACGGCCAAGGGCGAATTTCGATCGCACCGGAGCTGCGGCGCTATGCCGGGCTGGCCAAGGATTGCGTGGTCATCGGTGCGATCACCCGGCTGGAGATTTGGAACGCCGAGCGGTGGCAGACCTACCTCGACGAACACGAGGAGGGCTACGCGCAGGCGCAGGAGGAGGTGCTGCCCGGCGTCTTCTAG
- a CDS encoding AAA family ATPase: protein MMPTSGTTFLGSDSDRQSSENRDSTLPGGVSIGHLHSTLQRIAANMEQVLVGKSDVVRIALMTLLAEGHLLLEDVPGVGKTSLAKALARSIDCTASRIQFTPDLLPSDITGVSVYNRQAESFEFRAGPVFANIVVGDEINRASPKTQSALLECMEENQVTVDGHTYSLESPFMVIATQNPVEMEGTYALPEAQRDRFTARVSIGYPDQQAELAMLDEHSGNEPLQDLHPVADGAEIDTLLRAVRGVHATSEVRQYAVELVTATRSLAELRLGASPRSTLQLMRAARAQAALSGREFVIPDDVQAVAVPVLAHRLVLTGEAHATRHTPADLVRRLLHKVPVPRGDGIEDGRR, encoded by the coding sequence ATGATGCCCACATCCGGTACCACGTTTCTCGGCAGCGATTCGGATCGGCAATCGAGCGAGAACCGGGACTCGACATTGCCCGGAGGGGTCTCGATCGGTCACCTGCACTCCACCCTGCAACGCATCGCGGCGAACATGGAGCAGGTCCTGGTGGGCAAGTCCGATGTGGTGCGCATCGCGCTCATGACCCTGCTGGCCGAGGGACATCTGCTGCTCGAGGATGTGCCGGGGGTGGGTAAGACCTCGCTGGCCAAAGCATTGGCACGCTCCATCGATTGCACCGCCAGCCGCATCCAGTTCACCCCGGACCTGCTGCCCAGCGACATCACCGGCGTGTCCGTCTACAACCGCCAGGCCGAAAGCTTCGAATTCCGCGCGGGACCGGTATTCGCCAACATCGTGGTCGGCGACGAGATCAACCGGGCTTCCCCCAAAACCCAGTCGGCGCTGCTGGAATGCATGGAGGAGAACCAGGTTACCGTCGACGGCCACACGTACTCCCTGGAAAGCCCGTTCATGGTGATCGCGACACAGAATCCGGTCGAGATGGAGGGCACCTACGCACTTCCCGAGGCGCAGCGGGACCGGTTCACCGCACGGGTCTCGATCGGCTATCCCGATCAGCAGGCGGAGCTGGCCATGCTCGACGAGCACTCCGGCAACGAACCGCTGCAAGACCTGCATCCGGTCGCCGACGGCGCCGAGATCGATACGCTGCTGCGAGCCGTACGCGGAGTGCACGCCACGAGCGAAGTCCGCCAATACGCCGTCGAACTGGTCACCGCCACCCGGAGTCTGGCGGAACTGCGGCTGGGTGCCTCCCCCCGGTCGACCTTGCAACTCATGCGCGCCGCTCGCGCCCAGGCCGCGCTTTCCGGCCGCGAGTTCGTGATTCCCGACGATGTGCAGGCCGTGGCCGTCCCGGTTCTCGCCCACCGGCTGGTGTTGACCGGCGAGGCGCACGCCACCAGGCACACCCCGGCCGACCTCGTTCGGCGGCTGCTGCACAAGGTGCCGGTGCCGCGGGGTGACGGCATCGAGGACGGACGACGGTAA
- a CDS encoding DUF58 domain-containing protein, with translation MLRGLTIRGRCLLAAGLAAALCALVLDERDLLRVAAFVTALPLLAVWLSGRVRLGLSARRELVANRIAVDSETTVRLHLNGRGRVSAGGLHLEDGVPYALGGRPRFLLERPPRDRGTIVEYRVRPALRGIHRIGPLRSRVRDPFGLAEFERELGEHSRLIAVPRVVPLAGTPTGSGIGVGEDGTRSLRAGHSEDDTMVREYRHGDDMRRVHWKATAHRDELMVRLEENPRHGGVTVLLDNRAAAHRGTGAQSSLEWAVSAAASICLHLHARGQRVRLVTADGRPLANGSGRHGGDDGTVVLDALAALQPSPQRDLMCGADPGAGRELIAVLGATTTAGITELTKLRPHGAQSLAVLLNVRGWNDADTDGGFDAGETASRLRASGWAVATVDGPNSALATVWERLCGQDSSARDTAVTT, from the coding sequence GTGCTGCGCGGCCTCACCATCCGTGGACGATGCTTGCTGGCGGCAGGCCTGGCTGCCGCGCTGTGCGCGCTCGTCCTCGATGAACGGGACCTGTTGCGGGTCGCTGCCTTCGTCACGGCACTGCCGTTGCTGGCGGTGTGGCTGTCCGGACGAGTTCGGCTCGGCCTGAGCGCCCGGCGGGAACTCGTGGCGAACCGGATCGCGGTGGACTCGGAGACCACGGTGCGCCTGCACCTCAACGGCCGGGGCCGAGTCTCGGCGGGCGGGCTGCATCTGGAGGACGGGGTGCCCTACGCACTGGGAGGGCGACCACGTTTCCTGCTCGAACGACCACCCCGGGACCGGGGCACGATCGTGGAGTACCGGGTGCGTCCCGCACTGCGCGGCATCCACCGGATCGGTCCCCTGCGCAGCCGGGTGCGCGATCCCTTCGGGCTGGCCGAGTTCGAACGTGAACTCGGCGAGCACAGTCGCCTGATAGCGGTGCCCCGGGTGGTACCGCTGGCCGGCACGCCCACCGGCTCCGGTATCGGCGTGGGTGAAGACGGGACGAGAAGCCTGCGGGCAGGCCACAGCGAGGACGACACGATGGTGCGCGAATACCGCCACGGCGACGACATGCGGCGAGTGCACTGGAAGGCGACCGCGCACCGGGACGAGTTGATGGTCCGCCTCGAGGAGAATCCGCGGCACGGCGGTGTCACCGTCCTGCTCGACAATCGCGCGGCAGCACACCGGGGAACCGGGGCGCAATCGAGTCTCGAATGGGCGGTCTCCGCTGCCGCCAGTATCTGCCTGCACCTGCACGCACGCGGCCAACGAGTACGGCTGGTCACTGCGGACGGCCGCCCCTTGGCGAACGGGTCCGGTCGGCACGGCGGCGATGACGGCACCGTCGTGCTCGATGCGCTGGCAGCATTGCAGCCCTCCCCACAGCGGGATCTGATGTGCGGTGCCGACCCCGGCGCCGGCCGGGAGTTGATCGCGGTCCTGGGAGCGACGACGACAGCGGGGATCACGGAGTTGACGAAACTCCGTCCGCACGGTGCACAGAGTCTGGCTGTGCTGCTCAACGTACGCGGCTGGAACGATGCCGACACCGACGGCGGCTTCGACGCGGGCGAGACCGCGAGCCGATTACGTGCCTCCGGGTGGGCCGTGGCCACGGTCGACGGACCGAACTCCGCACTGGCCACAGTATGGGAACGCCTGTGCGGGCAGGATAGTTCGGCACGGGACACGGCGGTGACGACATGA
- a CDS encoding transglutaminase TgpA family protein gives MTTARGSAATESGRNVIPPLAAALAVLLTSSAFSGVFTDTRWILPLSMTVGTVSLSGMAVRALRGRPPWVVLAQVVTLLVLLSTMFSDRAILGVFPGPGTLTELGTILGQALGTVRTAVPPVPSDTALQCLVCLGIGLVVLLLDAVAVSARAPAVAGLFLLCVFAIPASLADDMLPWWTFLAGAAGFALLLTAEKARNHTAAGNQDGRGFLGFGRQALTLAASAAVVALLVGSAFTGVGTEGRLPGSSPTVDSKAAGGIGIRPFTSLRGQLNRDSVVELFRVRGLPEDAYLRAMTLRKFDPASGWKLAGLTRGVPARGSLPLPPSADSMSGPPVRIEIDPIGYRDAWLPVFGIPLKVAGMGPNWRYDPAAGVLFTQAPHEARPYVETAFLPDHSPAELRRASGPLRVDPAYLNLRGVGPRIIDLAERITAEADTAFDKAVALNRYFTDPDNGFTYDEQTAPASSSSALADFLLRGKRGYCEQFASSMAVLLRAVGIPSRVAVGFTSGHQEGDSRVITTEDAHAWVEAYFPGVGWATFDPTPLDDGRTSLPSYLQDELNPEGGQASEESGRTSSSTGPSRAEDGDTGENPAAALPDPPLSDADDNVWVIVGVCALAVAVLAAPAATRSVRRRRRVATVAAGAQGAPTTAWREVLDEFRDRGSRAAATDTARGVAHALIERHGLDEDGADAMRALVTVVERDWYAPAGMPTDHSADPALADVLRRVRDSLRRSAPLSWRQRLLPRSVLQPGRSEETTPAA, from the coding sequence ATGACCACCGCGCGCGGATCGGCCGCCACCGAATCCGGCCGCAATGTCATACCGCCCCTGGCCGCGGCACTGGCTGTTCTGCTCACTTCGAGCGCGTTCTCCGGGGTCTTCACCGATACACGCTGGATCCTGCCGCTGAGCATGACGGTCGGCACGGTGTCCCTGTCCGGGATGGCCGTTCGCGCCCTGCGAGGGCGGCCACCGTGGGTGGTCCTCGCCCAGGTGGTGACTCTCCTGGTGCTGCTGAGCACCATGTTCTCGGACAGGGCGATCCTGGGTGTGTTTCCCGGCCCGGGCACGCTCACCGAACTGGGGACGATTCTCGGACAGGCATTGGGCACGGTCCGCACCGCGGTACCGCCGGTTCCCTCGGACACCGCGCTGCAGTGCCTGGTGTGTCTGGGCATCGGTCTCGTCGTGCTCCTGCTCGACGCGGTCGCGGTGTCGGCGAGAGCGCCCGCTGTGGCGGGCCTGTTCCTGCTGTGCGTGTTCGCGATCCCGGCCTCGCTGGCCGACGACATGCTGCCGTGGTGGACCTTCCTGGCGGGCGCAGCCGGCTTCGCGCTGCTGCTGACGGCCGAGAAAGCACGGAACCACACCGCAGCAGGCAACCAGGACGGGCGCGGGTTCCTCGGCTTCGGACGGCAAGCGCTCACCCTCGCCGCTTCGGCGGCCGTGGTGGCACTGCTGGTGGGCTCGGCCTTTACCGGCGTGGGGACCGAAGGGCGGCTGCCCGGTTCCTCGCCCACCGTCGACAGCAAGGCGGCCGGCGGTATCGGGATCCGACCCTTCACGTCTCTGCGGGGTCAGCTCAACCGGGACAGCGTCGTCGAGTTGTTCCGAGTTCGAGGACTCCCCGAGGACGCGTATCTGCGGGCCATGACGCTGCGGAAATTCGATCCGGCAAGTGGCTGGAAACTCGCCGGGCTCACCCGGGGTGTTCCGGCTCGGGGGTCACTGCCGTTGCCTCCCAGTGCGGATTCCATGTCGGGTCCCCCGGTACGAATCGAGATCGATCCGATCGGCTATCGGGACGCTTGGCTGCCGGTTTTCGGCATCCCGCTGAAGGTCGCCGGAATGGGACCGAACTGGCGCTACGATCCGGCAGCGGGGGTGCTGTTCACCCAGGCCCCGCACGAGGCCCGGCCCTATGTCGAAACGGCGTTCCTGCCCGACCACAGCCCTGCGGAGCTGCGCCGCGCCTCCGGGCCGCTCCGGGTGGACCCGGCCTACCTCAACCTCCGCGGTGTCGGACCGCGCATCATCGACCTGGCCGAACGGATCACCGCGGAAGCCGACACCGCGTTCGACAAGGCGGTCGCGCTGAACCGGTACTTCACCGATCCCGACAACGGATTCACCTACGACGAGCAAACCGCCCCGGCGTCCTCGAGCAGCGCACTGGCCGACTTCCTGCTCCGAGGCAAACGTGGCTATTGCGAGCAGTTCGCCTCCTCCATGGCGGTGTTGCTGCGTGCCGTCGGCATTCCCTCCCGGGTGGCCGTCGGATTCACCTCGGGGCACCAGGAGGGCGACAGCCGCGTCATCACCACAGAAGACGCGCATGCGTGGGTCGAGGCGTACTTTCCCGGGGTCGGGTGGGCCACGTTCGATCCGACACCGCTGGACGACGGCCGCACCTCCCTGCCCTCCTACCTGCAGGACGAGCTGAATCCCGAGGGAGGACAAGCGTCGGAGGAATCCGGCCGCACTTCCTCCTCCACCGGTCCGAGCCGAGCGGAGGACGGTGACACCGGCGAGAACCCCGCCGCAGCACTACCGGATCCGCCTCTCTCCGATGCCGACGACAATGTGTGGGTCATCGTGGGTGTTTGTGCCCTGGCCGTGGCCGTGCTGGCGGCTCCTGCCGCGACGCGCTCGGTTCGACGGCGCCGTCGCGTGGCCACGGTCGCCGCAGGAGCGCAGGGTGCGCCGACCACGGCCTGGCGTGAAGTGCTCGACGAGTTCCGGGATCGCGGCAGTCGAGCTGCGGCCACCGATACGGCGCGCGGGGTCGCGCACGCTCTGATCGAACGGCACGGTCTCGATGAGGACGGGGCCGACGCCATGCGTGCTCTCGTCACGGTCGTGGAACGGGACTGGTACGCACCCGCGGGGATGCCCACGGACCACTCCGCCGATCCCGCGCTTGCGGACGTGCTCCGGCGAGTGCGGGACAGTCTCCGGCGAAGCGCACCGCTGAGCTGGCGTCAGCGGCTACTACCCCGGTCCGTGCTCCAGCCCGGCAGGTCCGAGGAGACCACTCCCGCGGCATGA
- a CDS encoding DUF3040 domain-containing protein yields MPLSEHEQRLLDQIERALYAEDPKFASNVRGGRLHRPSRRRRLQGIAVFVLGLILLVVGVVIPVTAAGIPVVSVVGFLVMFGGAVIVLFAMRGGGEDSESQAEGGGGASGGGRKKAEDRSSFAQRMEERFRKRFEQ; encoded by the coding sequence ATGCCACTCTCCGAGCACGAGCAGCGACTGCTCGATCAGATCGAGCGCGCGCTCTACGCCGAGGATCCGAAGTTCGCCTCCAATGTGCGCGGAGGGCGGTTGCACCGTCCTTCTCGGCGGCGGCGCCTGCAAGGCATCGCCGTTTTCGTATTGGGGTTGATCCTGCTGGTGGTCGGCGTGGTGATACCGGTGACAGCGGCCGGTATCCCCGTGGTGAGCGTAGTCGGCTTCCTCGTGATGTTCGGCGGAGCAGTGATCGTCCTGTTCGCGATGCGTGGTGGCGGGGAGGATTCCGAGTCGCAAGCGGAGGGCGGTGGTGGCGCTTCCGGCGGGGGCCGGAAGAAAGCCGAGGACCGCAGTTCCTTCGCTCAGCGCATGGAAGAGCGTTTCCGCAAACGCTTCGAGCAGTGA
- a CDS encoding class I SAM-dependent methyltransferase gives MRSDAVYRVLESELAEARRRRGGTPEVLDVGGGSGVWAVPLASAECAVTVVDPSPNALATLQRRSAEAGVAERITALQGDTDALDAVSPPGGADLVLGHGLLEYVDDVSASLRALTAAAAPGGAVSVLVVNRYAAVLQRALAGRVSEALRLFRDADGRLDGPAGDTLQRRFDSDVLERMLREAGLAVETVQGQGVLSDLVPGSVLESGTGAADMLAELELAAAARSPLRDIATRLHALGRVPSRSR, from the coding sequence ATGAGATCCGACGCTGTGTACCGCGTTCTCGAATCCGAACTCGCCGAGGCGCGCAGGCGGCGTGGCGGCACGCCGGAGGTACTCGACGTCGGCGGCGGAAGCGGAGTCTGGGCGGTGCCACTGGCCTCCGCGGAATGTGCCGTCACCGTCGTGGATCCCAGCCCCAACGCGCTGGCCACCTTGCAACGAAGGTCTGCCGAGGCGGGTGTGGCCGAGCGGATTACGGCATTGCAAGGTGATACGGACGCCCTGGACGCGGTGAGCCCGCCCGGAGGGGCGGATCTCGTACTCGGGCACGGGCTTCTGGAGTACGTCGACGACGTGTCCGCCTCGCTGCGTGCGCTGACGGCGGCAGCGGCTCCCGGTGGGGCCGTGTCGGTGCTCGTGGTCAACCGATACGCGGCGGTGCTGCAACGGGCGCTGGCGGGACGTGTGTCCGAAGCGCTCCGGCTGTTCCGGGATGCCGACGGCAGGCTGGACGGGCCTGCGGGGGACACGTTGCAGCGCCGGTTCGACAGTGACGTGCTGGAGCGGATGCTTCGGGAAGCCGGGCTTGCCGTCGAGACCGTGCAGGGCCAGGGAGTGCTCAGTGATCTCGTGCCCGGCTCGGTGCTGGAGTCCGGTACCGGGGCGGCCGACATGCTTGCGGAGTTGGAACTCGCCGCCGCCGCTCGGTCGCCGCTGCGCGATATCGCCACTCGTCTCCATGCCCTGGGGAGGGTTCCGAGTCGATCTCGATAA
- a CDS encoding ParA family protein: MHTVAVLSLKGGVGKTTVVLGLASAAMRRGVRTLVVDLDPQCNATASLEPEETGKGLSDVLATPHADVLRAAVVPSSWGEEVDVLVGSEDAEIHNGHDSDDRHLARLTDALSQLDSMVSDGELPYQLVLLDCPPSLGRLTRSALVAADRALLVTEPTIFAVSGVQRAFEAVQAERAENNPQLQPLGVVVNRVRPRSHEHQFRIEELRDIFGPLVMPVTLPDRLAVQQAQGACLPIHQWGTPGAREVALAFNLLLARALRAGRSRRTAAEGDIPAEAIDDADDDIDDEEFEQEA, translated from the coding sequence GTGCATACGGTGGCAGTACTGAGTCTCAAAGGCGGCGTCGGCAAGACGACCGTGGTGCTCGGTCTCGCTTCGGCGGCCATGCGTCGCGGTGTGCGGACACTCGTGGTCGATCTGGACCCGCAGTGCAACGCGACCGCGTCTCTGGAACCGGAGGAAACCGGCAAGGGCTTGAGCGACGTCCTCGCGACCCCGCACGCCGACGTGTTGCGGGCCGCGGTTGTCCCCAGTTCCTGGGGGGAGGAAGTCGATGTCCTCGTCGGTTCCGAGGACGCGGAAATCCACAACGGCCACGATTCCGACGACAGGCATCTCGCCCGGCTCACCGACGCACTGTCCCAGCTGGACAGCATGGTCTCCGATGGCGAACTGCCCTATCAGCTCGTCCTGCTGGACTGCCCGCCCTCGCTGGGCAGGCTCACACGGTCGGCGCTGGTGGCAGCGGATCGGGCGCTGTTGGTCACCGAGCCGACGATCTTCGCGGTTTCCGGGGTCCAACGAGCCTTCGAAGCCGTTCAGGCCGAGCGAGCCGAGAACAATCCACAGTTACAGCCCCTCGGCGTGGTCGTCAATCGTGTCCGTCCCCGCTCTCATGAGCATCAGTTCCGCATCGAGGAGCTCCGCGATATCTTCGGTCCTCTGGTCATGCCGGTCACACTTCCGGACCGGCTGGCCGTGCAGCAGGCCCAAGGTGCGTGCCTGCCGATCCACCAGTGGGGGACGCCGGGTGCCCGCGAGGTCGCATTGGCGTTCAACCTCCTGCTGGCCCGGGCGTTGCGCGCGGGCCGTTCCCGCCGCACTGCCGCAGAGGGCGACATCCCGGCCGAGGCAATCGACGACGCCGACGACGACATCGATGACGAGGAGTTCGAGCAGGAAGCCTGA
- the pspM gene encoding phage shock envelope stress response protein PspM has protein sequence MSKRWNQLGEWNEFALDQLRGPVLTGFRRKLAAWRDPRARLIRRRRRAKHSTVAGATTTGVLGGSAYFSYAADHFWSAIEPATETMLDMTSFGIGGLALAMGAGTIGAGLKYRRLKRTPLPEPDPEPVQLPPHDSRAREPMRQLRDAEQSLHHALTQLTAAEAGVAGESAADARSTAARAASALRAVADRLVAVEGAIPHAPTADREALQSDVRRLRAELDEGVESYGGLVAAAGRAVAASGASEQKHVMQDATDRLAGLASALQELSGGTPGTGRSASDVPFGAAGEIRTRFEGAESASASEPPRTAGPQDSDASGEQPGEEVRPPRDSGRSGRGDPA, from the coding sequence GTGAGCAAGCGCTGGAATCAGCTCGGCGAATGGAACGAGTTCGCTCTTGATCAGTTGCGCGGCCCGGTACTGACCGGTTTCCGCAGGAAGCTCGCGGCGTGGCGCGATCCTCGGGCCCGACTGATCCGGCGACGGCGGAGGGCCAAGCACAGCACGGTCGCGGGCGCCACCACCACGGGAGTGCTCGGCGGCAGCGCCTACTTCTCCTACGCTGCGGATCATTTCTGGTCGGCCATCGAGCCCGCGACGGAAACCATGCTGGACATGACCTCGTTCGGGATCGGCGGTCTCGCACTCGCGATGGGAGCCGGCACCATCGGTGCCGGCCTGAAGTACCGACGACTGAAGCGCACACCGCTTCCGGAACCGGATCCCGAACCGGTGCAGCTGCCACCACACGATTCCCGGGCACGTGAGCCCATGCGGCAGCTGCGGGACGCGGAACAGAGCCTGCACCACGCGCTGACCCAGTTGACAGCTGCGGAGGCCGGGGTGGCGGGCGAGTCCGCCGCGGACGCGCGGAGCACGGCTGCCCGCGCCGCTTCGGCGTTGCGTGCCGTCGCGGATCGGTTGGTCGCCGTGGAGGGGGCGATTCCGCATGCACCCACGGCGGACCGCGAGGCGCTGCAATCCGATGTGCGGCGTCTGCGCGCGGAACTCGACGAGGGAGTCGAAAGCTACGGTGGTCTCGTGGCCGCAGCCGGGCGTGCGGTGGCCGCCAGCGGTGCTTCGGAGCAGAAACACGTGATGCAGGACGCCACCGATCGGCTCGCCGGACTGGCGTCGGCACTGCAGGAGCTCTCCGGCGGAACACCGGGTACCGGCCGAAGTGCCTCCGACGTGCCGTTCGGGGCCGCCGGAGAGATCCGGACACGATTCGAGGGCGCCGAGTCAGCCAGTGCCTCCGAGCCGCCCCGTACCGCCGGACCACAGGACTCGGATGCCTCGGGCGAACAACCGGGCGAGGAGGTGCGCCCGCCTCGTGACAGTGGCCGCTCCGGCCGGGGTGACCCGGCCTGA
- a CDS encoding PspA/IM30 family protein: MANPFVKFWKYLMASFSSKVDEHADPKVQIQQAIEEAQRQHQALSQQAASVIGNQRQLEMKLNRQLGEVEKLQSSARQALTMADQSRAEGDEAKAQQYEETAQQLASQLVTAEQGVEDLKNLHDQSLQAADQAKEAVQRNAQVLQQKIAERTKLLSQLEQAKMQEQVSSSLRQMTEVSAPGNTPSLDEVRDKIEKRYTTALGEADLAQNSVQGRMMEVQQAAVDAAGTNRLNQLRASMGGSDQQQVTESEQQTQQAAPAPRPQQQNPQSGQA, encoded by the coding sequence ATGGCCAATCCGTTCGTGAAGTTCTGGAAGTACCTCATGGCGTCGTTCTCGTCGAAGGTGGACGAGCACGCCGACCCGAAGGTGCAGATCCAGCAGGCCATCGAGGAAGCCCAGCGGCAGCATCAAGCCTTGTCTCAACAGGCCGCCTCGGTCATCGGGAACCAGCGGCAGCTGGAGATGAAACTCAACCGGCAACTGGGTGAAGTCGAGAAGCTGCAGTCCTCGGCTCGGCAGGCGCTGACCATGGCCGATCAGTCGCGCGCCGAGGGGGACGAGGCCAAGGCGCAGCAGTACGAGGAAACCGCGCAGCAGCTCGCCAGTCAGCTGGTGACCGCCGAACAGGGCGTTGAGGACCTCAAGAACCTGCACGACCAGTCATTGCAGGCCGCCGACCAGGCCAAGGAGGCGGTCCAGCGCAACGCCCAGGTGCTCCAGCAGAAGATCGCCGAGCGCACCAAGCTGCTCAGCCAGCTCGAACAGGCCAAGATGCAGGAGCAGGTGTCGAGTTCACTGCGGCAGATGACCGAGGTCTCCGCCCCCGGCAACACACCGTCGTTGGACGAGGTGCGGGACAAGATCGAAAAGCGCTACACCACGGCGCTCGGCGAGGCGGACCTGGCCCAGAACAGCGTGCAGGGCCGCATGATGGAGGTCCAGCAGGCGGCGGTCGATGCCGCGGGTACCAACCGGCTCAACCAGTTGCGAGCCTCGATGGGAGGCAGTGATCAGCAGCAGGTGACCGAGAGCGAGCAGCAGACACAGCAGGCGGCCCCGGCTCCCCGGCCGCAGCAGCAGAACCCGCAGTCCGGCCAGGCGTGA
- a CDS encoding helix-turn-helix domain-containing protein — translation MTVLLREAVGERLRRARAAQSRTLREVSRAARVSLGYLSEVERGRKEASSELLGSICEALDLPLPELLVTVAGDLDGSESLVAPSVVEQASPAEIEGGRLVPSLIGGELADTELTEGEPVGAEAHAGADAEGRDEESQGQDRRLQPMLSQRISAPARTSGGVVVAA, via the coding sequence ATGACCGTATTATTGCGGGAGGCGGTCGGAGAACGACTGCGCCGCGCCCGGGCTGCTCAGTCTCGCACTCTGCGAGAGGTCTCGCGCGCGGCCCGAGTCAGCCTCGGCTATCTCTCCGAGGTGGAACGTGGTCGCAAGGAGGCCTCCAGCGAGCTGCTCGGCTCGATTTGTGAGGCGCTGGACCTGCCACTACCCGAGCTACTGGTCACGGTGGCCGGCGATCTCGACGGATCCGAATCCCTGGTGGCCCCTTCCGTGGTCGAGCAGGCCTCGCCTGCCGAGATCGAGGGCGGTCGGTTGGTTCCCAGCCTGATCGGCGGCGAACTCGCCGACACCGAGTTGACGGAAGGCGAACCGGTCGGAGCGGAAGCACACGCGGGTGCCGATGCCGAGGGCCGCGACGAGGAATCCCAGGGGCAGGATCGGCGGTTGCAGCCGATGCTCAGCCAGCGGATCAGTGCGCCTGCTCGGACCTCCGGAGGCGTGGTCGTCGCTGCCTGA